ACCGCTGTGCGCAGAGCGGAGACGGTGGTGGTCTTGGCGCGCTCCACTCCCTTGATCAGCTCGACGTTGTTCTTCTTGATCACGTCGAGCGCCAGGTACGCCTGCACGCTCACGGCGATCTGCGCGGTGAGGTCCTGGCGGCGCTGACGGATCGGGTACAGCGCCTCCTTCTCGAGCAGTGTCGCGCGCTCGGGATCGGTCATCCGGATGTCGGCGGCGGCGTCGACGGTGGCGCGATCGAGGGCGGCGGTGAGCACGACGTACTCGTTCAGCCGCTCGGTGGTCTTCCAGAGCGAGGCCCGCTCCTTCTCGATCTCGACGTTGTCGCGGGCGAGCCATTCCTCGCCGTGGTCGAGGGCCGAGACGATGCCGTCGAGCTGCTTCTGGGCCGACTCGAAGCGCTGCACGTATTGCCGCAGCCGGCGGCCGCCGGGGACCCGCGCGAGCATCCGGTTGCGGCCGGTCAGGTGCTGCGGATCGAAGTCGCTGACCGTCGCACGGAGGTCCTGCAGGGTGCGGATCACGCCGTACTGCGGGTCGCTGCGCACCACCTTGCCGCGCGCCGCGGCGAGCGAGGAGGCGGGGCGGCTGAGCAGCTGGCGGGATGCGTCGCTCGATGCGCGCATCTCGGCGTCTCCGAGGTGCGAGAATCCGGTGATCTTGCGGGTGAACGCATCGGTGCCGGGCTCGGCGGCGGCGAGTTCGCGGATGAAGTCCCGCGCCCGGTTCGCGAGCTCCTGTTCCCGCTCGGCGGAGACGGCGACCATGCTCACCGCTTGGTCCTCCGGCAACTCGGGCACGGCCTCCGGTGGCCGCAGGTCGTCCTCGGACGTGTCGTTCATGAACTGCTCCTCCCACCCGGCGACAGTCGGTCCTCACACGATATATCGCGAGACGCCGAAGGTGGAGGGGGTCGCAGGGAACCTTCAGGAGAGGATGACGGAATCGCGGCGGTGCGCGTAGCGTTCTCCCGAGTGGATCAGAAGGGGTGCACCATGACCGACACCGGAGTGGACGCGGAGACGCGCGAGTTCTACGCGGGGCTGGCCGCCGAGTTCCTGCAGCACTACGTGCGCGGGCCGCGGTTCGTCGCCGTGACGGGCGTGCCCGACGCCGATCCGGCACGCGTGGCCGAGTCGTTCGCCACGGCGCTGCGCGACGC
This region of Leifsonia sp. fls2-241-R2A-40a genomic DNA includes:
- a CDS encoding toxic anion resistance protein — encoded protein: MNDTSEDDLRPPEAVPELPEDQAVSMVAVSAEREQELANRARDFIRELAAAEPGTDAFTRKITGFSHLGDAEMRASSDASRQLLSRPASSLAAARGKVVRSDPQYGVIRTLQDLRATVSDFDPQHLTGRNRMLARVPGGRRLRQYVQRFESAQKQLDGIVSALDHGEEWLARDNVEIEKERASLWKTTERLNEYVVLTAALDRATVDAAADIRMTDPERATLLEKEALYPIRQRRQDLTAQIAVSVQAYLALDVIKKNNVELIKGVERAKTTTVSALRTAVVVAQALENQRLVIDQLAALHDSTNALIGRTGEVLRTQTEQVQKEQTSTAVDVEVLQRAFDNVFATMDSIDAYRTGAIANMAKTVDALDHQVARSRDYLKRSRPTEPRS